The following are encoded together in the Pseudodesulfovibrio indicus genome:
- a CDS encoding precorrin-2 dehydrogenase/sirohydrochlorin ferrochelatase family protein: MRYYPIFVNLENKGCLVVGAGEVGKRKIQSLADSGAGHVTIIDTREPDPEMAPLLARPEVDFYCREFADSDLDGKFLVIACTSSEEVNWRISNLCRDRGILCNIVDQPEKCSFIVPATVKRGDLTVAISTAGQSPAMAKRIRKELQESFGDEYASLLSVMGRIRPLMLGLGLTTADNTAVFRSLVDSSLLAAIKGRDLDAVTEILKESLPEPLHDNIPELLDGLV; the protein is encoded by the coding sequence ATGCGATATTACCCCATCTTCGTGAACCTGGAAAACAAGGGCTGCCTGGTGGTCGGCGCGGGCGAGGTCGGCAAGCGCAAGATCCAGTCCCTGGCGGATTCCGGCGCCGGTCATGTGACCATCATCGACACCCGCGAACCCGACCCGGAAATGGCCCCGCTCCTGGCCCGGCCGGAAGTGGACTTCTACTGCCGCGAATTCGCGGACAGCGACCTGGACGGCAAATTCCTGGTCATCGCCTGCACCTCCTCCGAGGAGGTCAACTGGCGGATCAGCAACCTGTGCCGCGACCGGGGCATACTCTGCAACATCGTGGACCAGCCCGAGAAGTGCAGCTTCATCGTGCCCGCCACGGTCAAGCGCGGCGACCTGACGGTGGCCATCTCCACCGCCGGCCAGAGCCCGGCCATGGCCAAGCGAATCCGCAAGGAATTGCAGGAGAGCTTCGGCGACGAGTACGCCAGCCTGCTGTCCGTCATGGGCCGCATCCGGCCCCTGATGCTCGGCCTGGGCCTCACGACCGCGGACAACACCGCCGTGTTCCGCTCCCTGGTCGATTCCTCGCTGCTGGCGGCCATCAAGGGGCGCGACCTTGACGCGGTGACGGAAATACTTAAAGAATCATTGCC
- a CDS encoding glycosyltransferase family 9 protein, whose product MKNYLVIQLARFGDLIQTKRLVATLAARPESVVHLCLDGSLADLARLVYPNAVLHPVTAHGTGLDGPQAALRMLTDNRRAFAELAAVDFETVYNLNFSPLNFRLAALFDPDRVEGYGWRDGQEITGRWPAMAMRWSSMRRLGMNLVDFWAGYCPDGLDPALVNPEAQPKGGGIGVVLAGRESRRSLPTDLLADFAAVLAGSRKARRVVLLGGTAEQAAGQAVLKALPPALQSATENLAGKTGWSDLADVVGSLDLLLTPDTGTMHLAAHLGTPVAACFLSSAWCFETGPYGLGHTVYQGVADCLPCLETAPCHESVKCLTGFRDPGFKRFLATSKPEHAPAGLLGLRPAFDTLGQTYVPFAGTDPDGARRETLRNFLAHHLRGKEPRFDGLEGDFARHLYREKDWMTAEKPFGAQE is encoded by the coding sequence ATGAAGAATTATCTTGTCATCCAGCTCGCCCGGTTCGGCGATCTCATCCAGACCAAGCGCCTCGTGGCGACCCTTGCGGCGCGCCCGGAGAGCGTGGTCCACCTCTGCCTGGACGGCTCCCTGGCGGACCTGGCCCGGCTGGTCTATCCAAACGCGGTCCTGCACCCGGTCACGGCCCACGGCACGGGGCTCGACGGCCCGCAGGCGGCGTTGCGCATGCTCACGGACAACCGGCGCGCCTTTGCCGAGCTGGCCGCCGTGGACTTCGAGACCGTGTACAACCTCAATTTTTCCCCGCTGAATTTCCGGCTGGCGGCCCTGTTCGACCCGGACCGGGTGGAGGGATACGGCTGGCGCGACGGCCAGGAGATAACGGGCCGGTGGCCCGCCATGGCCATGCGCTGGTCGTCCATGCGTCGGCTGGGCATGAACCTGGTGGACTTCTGGGCCGGGTACTGCCCGGACGGACTCGACCCGGCGTTGGTCAACCCGGAGGCCCAACCCAAGGGCGGCGGCATTGGCGTGGTCCTGGCCGGGCGCGAGTCCCGGCGCTCCCTGCCCACGGACCTGCTGGCGGACTTCGCGGCGGTCCTGGCCGGTTCCCGCAAGGCCCGGCGCGTGGTGCTCCTGGGCGGCACGGCCGAACAGGCGGCGGGGCAGGCGGTCCTGAAGGCGCTGCCCCCGGCCCTGCAATCCGCGACCGAGAACCTGGCCGGAAAGACCGGCTGGAGCGATCTTGCGGACGTGGTCGGCTCCCTGGACCTGCTGCTCACCCCGGACACCGGGACCATGCACCTGGCCGCGCACCTGGGAACGCCCGTGGCGGCCTGCTTCCTGTCCTCCGCCTGGTGCTTCGAGACCGGCCCCTACGGGCTGGGCCATACGGTATACCAGGGTGTGGCCGACTGCCTGCCGTGCCTGGAGACCGCGCCGTGCCATGAATCCGTCAAATGCCTGACCGGGTTCCGTGACCCCGGCTTCAAGCGGTTCCTGGCCACCAGCAAGCCGGAGCACGCCCCGGCGGGTTTGCTCGGATTGCGCCCCGCCTTCGATACCCTGGGGCAGACCTACGTTCCCTTTGCCGGGACCGACCCGGACGGTGCGCGCCGGGAGACGCTCAGGAACTTCCTGGCCCACCACCTGCGCGGCAAGGAGCCGCGCTTCGACGGGCTGGAAGGGGATTTCGCCCGGCACCTGTACCGGGAAAAGGACTGGATGACCGCAGAAAAGCCCTTTGGGGCGCAGGAATAA
- a CDS encoding CgeB family protein: protein METLRILVVLPLYGGSLPIGRYVASALKGEGHLVETFEAPDFYPAYTALTDLKVTTDRLEYLQNSMLNVVSQSVLAKVETFEPDLVLAMAQAPLNHQALKRLRRDGVATAMWFVEDHDLFTYWKSFAPLYDVFAVIQKGQFFEDLAAIGQNNALYLPMAAQPDFHRPVELTPVERRKFGAEVSFMGAGYPNRRKAFHELVSLDFKIWGTEWDGDHVLEPLIQLKGARVTPDECVKIFNATRINLNLHSSIQADELVTFGDFVNPRTFELAACGAFQLVDKRTLMDELFADDELASFSSIDELLEKIDYFSSRPEERQRYAERARARVLKDHTYACRMNELLAFTAEHIPGWPRQRDASPVFGEDFPPELERDIRELTARLSLPEDVSFEDLVWAVRQQKGRLSDLDTAVLFLDEWRKLYKKRA from the coding sequence ATGGAAACATTGCGCATTCTCGTTGTCTTGCCGCTCTATGGCGGTTCCCTGCCCATTGGCCGCTACGTGGCCTCGGCCCTGAAAGGCGAGGGCCATCTGGTCGAGACCTTCGAGGCCCCGGATTTCTACCCGGCCTACACCGCGCTGACCGACCTCAAGGTCACTACGGACCGGCTGGAATATTTACAGAATTCCATGCTGAACGTGGTCAGCCAGTCCGTGCTGGCCAAGGTCGAGACCTTCGAGCCTGACCTGGTCCTGGCCATGGCCCAGGCCCCGCTCAATCACCAGGCCCTGAAACGGCTGCGCCGCGACGGGGTGGCCACGGCCATGTGGTTTGTGGAAGACCACGACCTCTTCACCTATTGGAAATCCTTCGCGCCCCTGTACGACGTTTTTGCCGTCATCCAGAAAGGGCAATTTTTCGAAGATCTTGCCGCCATCGGCCAGAACAACGCCCTGTACCTGCCCATGGCCGCCCAGCCGGACTTCCACCGCCCGGTGGAGCTGACCCCGGTGGAGCGGCGCAAGTTCGGGGCCGAGGTCTCCTTCATGGGCGCGGGCTACCCCAACCGGCGCAAGGCGTTCCACGAGCTGGTCAGCCTGGACTTCAAGATATGGGGCACGGAGTGGGACGGCGACCACGTTCTCGAACCGCTGATCCAACTCAAGGGCGCACGCGTAACCCCCGATGAATGCGTGAAAATCTTCAACGCCACCCGGATCAACCTGAACCTCCATTCGAGCATCCAGGCGGATGAGCTGGTGACCTTCGGCGACTTCGTCAACCCGCGCACCTTCGAGCTGGCCGCCTGCGGGGCGTTCCAACTGGTGGACAAGCGGACCCTGATGGACGAGTTGTTCGCGGACGACGAGTTGGCGAGCTTCTCATCCATCGACGAACTGCTCGAAAAAATAGACTATTTCTCCTCACGGCCCGAAGAGCGCCAGAGGTATGCCGAGCGGGCCAGGGCACGGGTTCTCAAGGACCACACCTATGCCTGCCGCATGAACGAATTGCTGGCGTTCACGGCCGAGCACATTCCGGGCTGGCCCCGGCAGCGCGACGCCTCACCGGTCTTTGGAGAGGATTTCCCGCCGGAACTGGAGCGAGATATCCGCGAGCTGACAGCCAGGCTCTCTCTGCCCGAGGACGTCTCCTTCGAGGATCTGGTCTGGGCCGTGCGCCAGCAGAAGGGCCGGTTGTCCGACCTGGACACCGCGGTCCTCTTCCTGGACGAATGGCGGAAACTCTACAAGAAACGGGCCTGA
- a CDS encoding replication-associated recombination protein A translates to MKLEIEESQPLADRIRPTSLDDFVGQSHIRNRIEAFAQSKRMPSLLLFGPPGCGKSTLALLLAQLTGKKFLRVSAPEAGLTALRKMLPGQEILILDELHRFSKAQQDFFLPILESGEITLLATTTENPSFSVTRQLLSRLHVLRLRQLSREELMDVSLRGARELDVELEEDSHKMLAAMAGGDARTLLNLLEYTAQLPKDRRCPECLRESLPEIVVRGDRDGDSHYELVSALIKSIRGSDPDAALYYLACLLESGEDPRFVTRRLIISASEDVGLGDPDALSHAMACHQAVEAIGMPEGFIPMAQTAVYLALAPKSNSTYAAYRTAQKEVRENGPKPVPLHLRNATSSLQREWGYGRGYLYPHNFPKGWADQDYLPSELTGRKFYHAKDQGEEARLNAWLRQFKKQR, encoded by the coding sequence ATGAAACTGGAAATTGAAGAAAGCCAACCGCTTGCCGACAGGATTCGTCCGACTTCCCTGGACGATTTCGTGGGCCAGAGCCACATTCGCAACCGGATCGAGGCCTTTGCCCAGTCCAAGCGCATGCCGAGCCTGCTCCTGTTCGGCCCTCCGGGCTGCGGCAAGTCCACCCTGGCCCTGCTCCTGGCCCAGCTGACGGGCAAGAAATTTCTGCGCGTGAGCGCGCCCGAAGCGGGGCTCACCGCCCTGCGCAAGATGCTGCCCGGACAGGAAATTCTCATTCTGGACGAGCTGCACCGCTTCTCCAAGGCACAGCAGGACTTCTTCCTGCCCATCCTGGAATCCGGCGAGATCACCCTGCTGGCCACCACCACCGAAAACCCCTCCTTCAGCGTCACCCGCCAACTTCTGTCCCGGCTGCATGTCCTGCGGCTGCGGCAGCTCAGCCGCGAAGAATTGATGGACGTGTCCCTGCGCGGGGCCAGGGAGCTGGACGTGGAACTGGAGGAGGACAGCCACAAGATGCTCGCGGCCATGGCCGGGGGCGATGCGCGCACCCTGCTGAATTTGCTGGAATACACCGCCCAGCTGCCCAAGGACAGGCGCTGCCCGGAGTGCCTGCGCGAGTCCCTGCCGGAGATCGTGGTTCGGGGCGACCGCGACGGCGATTCTCACTACGAGCTGGTTTCGGCCCTGATCAAGTCCATTCGGGGCTCGGACCCGGACGCGGCCCTCTATTACCTGGCCTGCCTGCTGGAGAGCGGCGAGGACCCGCGCTTCGTCACCCGGCGGCTGATCATCTCGGCCTCGGAGGACGTGGGACTGGGCGATCCCGACGCCCTGAGCCACGCCATGGCCTGCCACCAGGCCGTGGAGGCCATCGGCATGCCCGAGGGGTTCATCCCCATGGCCCAGACCGCCGTGTACCTGGCCCTGGCGCCCAAGAGCAACTCCACCTACGCGGCCTACCGCACGGCCCAGAAAGAGGTCCGCGAGAACGGCCCCAAGCCGGTTCCGCTCCACCTGCGCAACGCCACTTCCTCCCTGCAACGGGAATGGGGGTACGGACGGGGCTACCTCTATCCGCACAATTTCCCCAAGGGATGGGCGGATCAGGACTACCTGCCGAGCGAACTGACCGGCCGGAAATTCTACCACGCCAAGGATCAGGGCGAAGAGGCGAGACTCAACGCCTGGCTGCGCCAGTTCAAAAAGCAGCGATAA
- a CDS encoding RsmE family RNA methyltransferase: protein MARLNTFFLSPDEWPDAVGDTVVLSGPEARHMGTILRTGPDRTVRLFDGQGRDGLFKVVDVRKNRAELTAVELAEYPAPQAGMTLAIGWGKSKRRDYLLEKVVELGGDGVIFWQAARSQGSLPDDPKETWTEKYVQAAKQCGAVHLPFLKSVSGPAALIEKAAGFDRCYLAWEAEEATMSLSPAMLSKGRTLVVIGPEGGFDPDEARRFLDAGFAPVTLGSSILRWETAAAYCLSLAMYGKQDR from the coding sequence ATGGCGCGATTGAACACCTTTTTCCTGTCCCCGGACGAGTGGCCCGACGCTGTCGGCGACACGGTCGTTTTGAGCGGTCCCGAGGCGCGCCACATGGGGACGATCCTGCGCACCGGCCCGGACCGGACTGTCCGCCTGTTCGACGGCCAAGGGCGCGATGGCCTGTTCAAGGTCGTGGACGTGCGCAAGAACCGCGCCGAGCTCACGGCCGTGGAGCTGGCCGAATATCCCGCGCCCCAGGCCGGGATGACCCTGGCCATCGGCTGGGGCAAGTCCAAGCGCCGTGATTACCTCCTTGAAAAAGTCGTTGAACTCGGCGGGGATGGCGTGATCTTCTGGCAAGCGGCCCGCAGCCAGGGCAGCCTCCCGGACGATCCCAAGGAGACCTGGACCGAGAAGTACGTCCAGGCCGCCAAGCAGTGCGGGGCCGTGCACCTGCCCTTCCTGAAATCCGTGTCCGGCCCTGCCGCCCTGATCGAAAAAGCCGCGGGTTTCGACCGCTGTTACCTGGCCTGGGAGGCGGAGGAGGCGACCATGTCCCTCTCGCCCGCCATGCTTTCCAAAGGGCGCACTCTTGTAGTAATCGGACCCGAGGGCGGCTTTGACCCTGACGAGGCCCGCCGTTTTCTCGACGCCGGGTTCGCGCCGGTGACGCTGGGCAGTTCCATTCTCCGCTGGGAGACCGCCGCAGCCTACTGCCTGAGCCTCGCAATGTACGGAAAACAGGATCGCTGA
- the lysA gene encoding diaminopimelate decarboxylase yields the protein MHHFEYRDGVLFAEEVSVTELAEQYGTPLYLYSAATFRRHFHAFDSAFDELDHLTCFSVKANSNLSVLKLLAAEGAGMDIVSGGELYRALQAGVDPSRIVYSGVGKRDSEIREALEARILMFNVESLAELERINQVAGEMGTKARVSFRINPDVDPQTHPYISTGMQKNKFGLDIELSMKAYKMAAEMDNIEPVGMDCHIGSQLTSIEPFLEALDKLLNFYEKLKTFGIEIKFLDLGGGLGIPYNEEEPPHPTEFGKALSEKLKSLPLKVILEPGRVIAGNSGVLITKVVYTKSNPSKNFLIVDGAMNDLVRPSLYGSYHRIEEVEPHFRDPKEYDVVGPICESGDFLARDRELPEIHQGERLVLYSAGAYGFTMSSNYNSRPRACELLVDGDKVIVARKRETYEDLIANEL from the coding sequence ATGCATCATTTTGAATACCGTGACGGCGTGCTTTTTGCCGAAGAGGTGAGCGTCACCGAATTGGCGGAACAGTACGGCACCCCGCTCTATCTCTATTCCGCAGCCACCTTCCGGAGGCATTTTCACGCCTTTGACTCCGCCTTCGACGAGCTGGATCACCTGACCTGCTTTTCGGTCAAGGCCAACTCCAACCTGTCCGTCCTCAAGCTCCTGGCCGCCGAGGGCGCGGGCATGGACATCGTGTCCGGCGGCGAACTCTACCGCGCGCTTCAGGCGGGCGTGGACCCGAGCCGCATCGTCTACTCCGGCGTGGGCAAGCGCGACTCGGAGATCCGCGAGGCCCTGGAGGCCCGCATCCTGATGTTCAACGTCGAGTCCCTGGCCGAGCTGGAACGCATCAACCAGGTGGCCGGCGAGATGGGTACCAAGGCACGGGTCAGCTTCCGCATCAATCCGGACGTGGACCCGCAGACCCATCCGTACATCTCCACCGGCATGCAGAAGAACAAGTTCGGCCTGGACATCGAATTGTCCATGAAGGCGTACAAGATGGCCGCCGAGATGGACAACATCGAGCCGGTGGGCATGGACTGCCACATCGGGTCCCAGCTGACCTCCATAGAGCCGTTCCTTGAGGCTTTGGACAAGTTGTTGAATTTTTACGAGAAGCTCAAGACATTCGGGATCGAGATCAAATTCCTCGACCTGGGCGGCGGCCTGGGCATCCCCTACAACGAGGAAGAGCCGCCCCACCCCACCGAGTTCGGCAAGGCGCTGAGCGAAAAGCTCAAGTCCCTGCCGTTGAAGGTCATCCTGGAACCCGGCCGGGTCATTGCGGGCAATTCGGGCGTATTGATCACCAAAGTGGTCTACACCAAGTCCAACCCTTCCAAGAACTTCCTCATAGTGGACGGGGCCATGAACGACCTGGTCCGGCCCAGCCTGTACGGCTCCTACCACCGCATCGAAGAGGTGGAGCCGCATTTCCGCGACCCCAAGGAATACGACGTGGTCGGTCCCATCTGCGAGTCCGGCGACTTCCTGGCCCGCGACCGCGAGCTGCCGGAGATCCACCAGGGCGAGCGGCTGGTCCTCTACTCCGCCGGAGCCTACGGCTTCACCATGTCCTCCAACTACAACTCCAGGCCGCGCGCCTGCGAACTGCTGGTGGACGGCGACAAGGTCATTGTCGCCAGGAAGCGCGAGACGTATGAGGATCTCATAGCGAACGAACTCTAA
- a CDS encoding tetratricopeptide repeat protein, which yields MGWSLFNRKKTQSFDDRAARTASGGESLPVQDTRAAIEELSKVVQNDPEAVEIYLALGSLYRSQGEIERAIQIRNSLIVRPGLDREFKARAWFELGRDFRRAGFLDRAEKAFQEARSLGQDPVSIHREMARLTAERGDYEKAAESYGQLDLPLPQAHYLVRFAKDRFAEGNVSQGNRSLRHAIRAYPGAIEAWLEQLTQAFKAGSAAKVADILGQAMAQVAPELRFVLFEGLLTALNQAAKARESSFGEETEWSKSCSEEKLVKALLPVIETQEPDVLLLYYGGLLQLRIDDLDNARSWFEKALMLKSDFWLARLELFELSRADQTLTPFFKEQLSFFLDRARNVRRFFCRNCGLKRDQIFFNCPRCRSWHSISFRTDITE from the coding sequence ATGGGCTGGAGTCTGTTCAACCGCAAGAAGACGCAGAGCTTCGACGATCGGGCCGCCCGCACGGCCTCGGGGGGCGAGTCTTTGCCCGTGCAGGACACCCGCGCGGCCATCGAGGAGCTCAGCAAGGTCGTTCAGAACGACCCCGAAGCGGTTGAAATCTACCTCGCGCTCGGCAGTCTCTACCGCTCCCAGGGAGAGATCGAGCGCGCCATCCAGATCAGAAACAGCCTCATCGTCAGGCCGGGCCTGGACCGCGAGTTCAAGGCCCGGGCCTGGTTCGAGCTGGGCCGCGATTTCCGCCGGGCAGGGTTCCTGGACCGCGCGGAAAAGGCGTTCCAGGAGGCCCGCTCCCTTGGCCAGGACCCGGTCTCCATCCATCGCGAAATGGCCCGGCTGACCGCCGAGCGCGGCGATTACGAAAAGGCCGCCGAATCCTACGGCCAGCTCGACCTGCCCCTGCCCCAGGCCCACTACCTGGTCCGGTTCGCCAAGGACCGTTTCGCCGAGGGCAACGTCTCCCAGGGCAACCGCTCCCTGCGCCACGCCATCCGGGCCTATCCCGGCGCCATCGAGGCGTGGCTGGAGCAGCTCACCCAGGCGTTCAAGGCGGGCAGCGCGGCCAAGGTTGCCGATATTCTGGGACAGGCCATGGCTCAGGTGGCTCCCGAACTGCGCTTCGTGCTGTTCGAGGGACTGCTGACCGCCCTGAACCAGGCGGCCAAGGCCAGGGAATCCTCCTTCGGGGAAGAGACCGAATGGTCCAAGTCGTGTTCGGAGGAGAAGCTGGTCAAGGCGCTCCTGCCGGTCATCGAGACCCAGGAGCCGGACGTCCTCCTGCTCTATTACGGCGGTCTGCTCCAGCTGCGCATCGACGACCTGGACAACGCCCGCTCGTGGTTCGAGAAGGCGCTGATGCTCAAGTCCGATTTCTGGCTGGCCCGGCTCGAGCTGTTCGAGCTTTCGCGCGCGGACCAGACCCTGACGCCCTTCTTCAAGGAACAGCTCTCCTTTTTCCTCGACCGGGCCAGGAACGTGCGCCGCTTCTTCTGCCGCAACTGCGGCCTGAAGCGGGATCAGATATTTTTCAACTGCCCGCGCTGCCGCAGTTGGCATTCCATCTCCTTCAGGACCGACATCACAGAATAA
- a CDS encoding lipopolysaccharide assembly protein LapA domain-containing protein encodes MRFIKVLFLLALFVFAILFFSQNNDVLLQELTLILNIPYVATLHSIPLPFGVLILAAFMAGSVMTLIYFAVDKFRSSAKLKECRTRMASLEQELNSLRNMPLSEDRPYSEVKDEDNA; translated from the coding sequence ATGCGTTTTATCAAAGTCCTGTTTCTGTTGGCTCTTTTCGTCTTTGCCATCCTGTTCTTCAGTCAGAACAACGACGTCCTGCTACAGGAACTGACTCTGATCCTGAACATCCCCTACGTCGCCACCCTGCACTCCATCCCCCTGCCCTTCGGCGTGCTCATCCTGGCCGCCTTCATGGCCGGCTCCGTGATGACCCTGATCTACTTCGCGGTGGACAAGTTCCGTTCCTCCGCCAAGCTCAAGGAGTGCCGCACCCGCATGGCCAGCCTGGAGCAGGAACTGAACTCCCTGCGCAACATGCCCCTGAGCGAAGACCGTCCCTACTCCGAAGTGAAGGACGAGGATAACGCCTAG
- a CDS encoding HIT family protein, with amino-acid sequence MDVLWAPWRLDYILGPKPEECVFCIPEHTDEDEERCVLARGEHCFVIMNKFPYNNGHLMVTPYKHVSHLTDLSPEEANDCMQWIRRCTEILEKAFHPQGINMGLNLGEAAGAGIAQHMHFQIVPRWNGDASFMAVFGETTVIPEHLHSTYSRLKPLFDEITA; translated from the coding sequence ATGGATGTCTTGTGGGCGCCCTGGCGTCTTGATTACATACTTGGTCCCAAGCCGGAGGAATGCGTCTTCTGCATCCCGGAACACACGGACGAGGACGAGGAGCGGTGCGTTCTGGCCCGCGGCGAGCACTGCTTCGTGATCATGAACAAATTTCCCTACAACAACGGACATTTGATGGTCACGCCCTACAAGCACGTGAGCCATCTGACGGACCTCTCGCCGGAAGAGGCCAACGACTGCATGCAGTGGATCAGACGCTGCACCGAAATTTTGGAAAAGGCCTTTCATCCCCAAGGGATAAACATGGGCCTGAACCTTGGCGAAGCTGCGGGTGCGGGCATTGCCCAGCACATGCATTTCCAGATAGTCCCCCGCTGGAACGGGGACGCATCGTTCATGGCCGTCTTCGGTGAGACCACGGTCATCCCCGAACACCTGCATTCAACCTACAGCCGCCTCAAGCCGCTGTTTGATGAAATAACTGCTTAA